The following are from one region of the Alkalimarinus sediminis genome:
- the pheS gene encoding phenylalanine--tRNA ligase subunit alpha, with protein MDNLDQLVKQGLEAAEKAQTIQELDQVRVDFLGKKGLITQQLKTLGKLSSEERPKAGALINKAKEEVQAVIVEKKQGLEQQQLNAKLESEAVDVTLPGRGQDLGGLHPVTRTMQRIEQFFSQSGYSVEVGPEIEDDYHNFEALNIPGHHPARAMHDTFYFNENTLLRTHTSPVQIRTMEIGKPPFRMICPGRVYRCDSDQTHTPMFHQVEGLLVEENVSFADLKSTIEEFLRVFFEKDLKVRFRPSYFPFTEPSAEVDIEWGVDADGNTKWLEVMGCGMVHPKVFEASGVDSEKYSGFAFGLGVERLAMLRYGVNDLRLFFENDLRFLNQFK; from the coding sequence ATGGACAATCTAGATCAATTAGTTAAACAGGGCCTAGAAGCCGCAGAGAAAGCTCAAACCATACAAGAGCTAGACCAGGTTCGCGTAGACTTTCTGGGTAAGAAGGGTCTAATCACTCAGCAGTTAAAAACACTGGGTAAGCTTTCTTCAGAAGAACGGCCTAAAGCCGGTGCACTTATCAATAAAGCCAAAGAAGAAGTGCAAGCAGTTATAGTAGAGAAGAAGCAAGGGTTAGAGCAGCAGCAGTTAAATGCAAAGCTCGAGTCGGAAGCCGTAGATGTTACGCTTCCAGGTAGAGGACAGGACTTGGGTGGTTTGCACCCCGTTACTCGTACAATGCAGCGTATTGAGCAGTTCTTTTCTCAATCTGGGTACTCTGTAGAAGTTGGCCCAGAGATTGAGGACGACTATCATAACTTTGAAGCACTTAATATACCGGGGCACCATCCCGCTAGAGCAATGCATGATACGTTCTATTTCAATGAAAACACGCTGCTCAGAACGCATACCTCTCCGGTTCAAATACGCACCATGGAAATTGGTAAGCCTCCTTTTAGAATGATCTGTCCTGGACGAGTTTATCGATGTGACTCTGATCAAACTCATACTCCTATGTTTCACCAGGTTGAAGGCTTATTAGTAGAAGAAAACGTCAGCTTTGCAGATCTAAAGAGCACTATAGAAGAGTTCTTGAGAGTGTTTTTTGAAAAAGACCTCAAGGTAAGATTTAGACCTTCCTACTTCCCGTTTACCGAGCCGTCAGCAGAAGTTGATATAGAATGGGGCGTCGATGCAGACGGAAACACCAAATGGCTTGAAGTGATGGGATGTGGCATGGTTCACCCGAAAGTATTTGAAGCCAGTGGAGTTGATTCAGAAAAGTATTCTGGTTTTGCGTTTGGTTTAGGGGTAGAGCGTCTTGCGATGTTGCGTTACGGCGTAAATGATTTGAGATTGTTTTTCGAAAATGATTTGCGATTCTTGAATCAGTTTAAATAG
- the pheT gene encoding phenylalanine--tRNA ligase subunit beta codes for MKFSEQWLREWVNPDINTEELVSQITMAGLEVDGVELVAGEFVGVVVGEVLSTEKHPDADKLSVCQVSAGDETFQVVCGAPNVRAGLKVPFATIGAVLPGNFKIKKAKLRGVESQGMLCAEAELGMSDASDGLMELPVDAPTGQDFREYMNLNDRMIEVDLTPNRSDCLSIAGLAREVGVLNKILVDKPKINAVVPTIKDTFPINVDAPACCPRYIGRVIKDINVNAESPLWMQEKLRRSGLRSIDPVVDVTNYILLEFGQPMHAFDLDKLSGSINVRMANDNEKITLLDGQEVELRSNTLVIADEAQALAIAGVMGGEYSAVSENTTNIFLECAFFEPISIAGKARSYGLHTDSSHRFERGVDYKLQSKMIERATELLLEIVGGNAGPISENVSTSDLPSRELVELRYARVESLLGLKIDKTEVEEILTRLGLHVDKLTKDGWLIKVPSYRFDISIEADLIEEVGRIYGYNNLPVTQPVGSLALKPCDESITPIADIQNHLVTLGYQEAITYSFVDPELQQKLDPENEGIALANPISADLSVMRTSLWTGLLKALLYNQNRQQDRVRLFETGLRFVKKGDDIDQSPMLAGVVSGSRLPENWTGGRDSVDFFDVKADLESLLSRLGSGFEFKKGSLPALHPGQAAEIVKNGEIVGYLGALHPEIHKSLNLNGSVYLFELCLNQIVKGNVPQCKEFSKFPEVRRDLAIIVNKEVQFNDVRSAIIEKAGDFLIDLNVFDVYQGQGVEPGKKSLAIGVTWQHVERTLNDDEITQTFNDIIDVLKDRFGAILRS; via the coding sequence ATGAAATTCAGCGAACAGTGGCTTAGGGAGTGGGTTAACCCCGATATCAATACAGAAGAATTGGTTTCACAAATTACCATGGCTGGTTTGGAAGTTGATGGTGTGGAACTGGTTGCTGGTGAGTTTGTTGGTGTTGTGGTTGGTGAAGTGTTATCGACTGAAAAGCACCCAGATGCAGATAAACTAAGTGTTTGTCAGGTTAGCGCAGGGGATGAAACCTTCCAGGTTGTGTGTGGCGCGCCTAATGTAAGAGCTGGGTTAAAGGTTCCTTTTGCCACTATTGGCGCTGTTTTGCCTGGCAATTTCAAAATCAAGAAAGCAAAACTAAGGGGTGTCGAATCGCAAGGCATGCTTTGCGCTGAAGCTGAACTCGGTATGTCTGATGCTTCGGATGGCTTAATGGAATTACCTGTTGATGCACCAACAGGTCAAGATTTCAGAGAGTATATGAACCTAAATGACCGAATGATTGAAGTTGATCTTACACCCAATAGAAGCGACTGCTTATCAATAGCGGGTTTGGCTAGAGAAGTCGGTGTATTAAATAAGATCCTGGTCGACAAGCCAAAAATTAATGCTGTAGTGCCAACAATCAAAGATACGTTCCCAATTAATGTTGATGCACCCGCCTGCTGCCCTCGATATATCGGCCGTGTTATAAAAGACATAAACGTTAACGCTGAATCACCGTTATGGATGCAAGAAAAGCTTAGACGAAGTGGTTTAAGAAGTATTGATCCAGTGGTTGACGTCACTAACTATATATTGCTTGAGTTTGGTCAGCCCATGCATGCTTTTGACCTGGATAAGCTATCTGGTTCAATTAATGTGAGAATGGCAAATGACAACGAAAAAATTACTTTGTTAGATGGCCAAGAGGTTGAATTACGTTCAAACACCTTAGTGATTGCTGATGAAGCACAAGCGCTTGCAATTGCCGGTGTAATGGGCGGCGAGTATTCAGCTGTAAGCGAAAATACTACAAATATATTCTTAGAATGTGCGTTTTTTGAGCCCATCAGCATCGCAGGTAAAGCACGATCTTACGGACTGCATACCGACTCTTCGCATCGCTTCGAGCGAGGCGTTGACTACAAACTACAGAGTAAAATGATTGAACGAGCCACAGAGCTTCTGCTAGAGATAGTTGGTGGGAATGCTGGCCCTATATCTGAAAATGTGTCAACTTCCGATCTACCATCAAGAGAGTTAGTAGAGCTTAGGTATGCCAGAGTTGAATCTCTTTTGGGGCTCAAAATAGATAAAACAGAAGTTGAAGAAATTCTGACACGTCTCGGTTTACACGTTGATAAATTAACCAAAGACGGTTGGTTGATTAAGGTACCTTCATATCGCTTTGATATCTCGATTGAGGCAGACCTTATTGAAGAGGTTGGCCGTATCTATGGCTATAACAATCTTCCGGTTACTCAGCCCGTAGGCAGTTTAGCCTTAAAGCCTTGTGATGAGTCTATAACGCCTATTGCTGACATTCAAAATCATTTGGTGACATTAGGCTACCAAGAAGCGATTACTTACAGTTTTGTTGACCCTGAGCTTCAGCAGAAGCTTGATCCTGAAAATGAAGGCATCGCGCTTGCAAATCCAATATCGGCAGATTTATCTGTGATGCGTACGTCGTTGTGGACAGGACTTCTTAAAGCGCTCTTATACAATCAAAACCGCCAGCAAGATCGCGTGCGACTATTCGAAACAGGGTTACGTTTTGTTAAAAAAGGTGATGATATTGACCAGTCACCCATGCTGGCCGGTGTCGTCAGCGGTAGTCGGCTCCCCGAAAACTGGACGGGTGGGCGCGACTCAGTAGACTTTTTTGATGTTAAAGCTGATTTGGAGTCGCTACTATCCCGATTAGGTAGTGGTTTTGAGTTCAAAAAAGGTAGTTTACCTGCATTGCACCCCGGCCAAGCTGCTGAAATTGTTAAAAATGGTGAAATAGTTGGCTATTTGGGCGCTTTGCACCCAGAAATTCACAAATCGTTGAATTTAAATGGCTCGGTTTATTTATTTGAGCTATGCTTAAATCAAATCGTTAAAGGTAACGTGCCGCAATGTAAAGAATTTTCGAAATTTCCGGAAGTTCGCAGAGATTTAGCTATTATTGTTAATAAGGAAGTACAGTTTAACGATGTTAGATCTGCAATCATTGAAAAGGCAGGTGATTTTCTGATTGATTTGAATGTGTTTGATGTTTATCAGGGGCAGGGCGTTGAACCAGGCAAGAAGAGCTTGGCCATCGGTGTAACTTGGCAGCATGTAGAAAGAACACTCAATGATGATGAAATTACTCAGACTTTCAACGATATAATTGATGTATTAAAAGACCGATTTGGTGCAATACTAAGGAGTTGA
- the ihfA gene encoding integration host factor subunit alpha, whose translation MGALTKADMAERLYEEVGLNKREAKEMVESFFDEVRSSLGHNEQVKLSGFGNFDLRDKKQRPGRNPKTGEEIPITARRVVTFRPGQKLKAKVEAYAGTQS comes from the coding sequence ATGGGGGCTTTAACAAAGGCTGATATGGCTGAGCGCCTCTATGAAGAAGTAGGCTTGAATAAAAGGGAAGCAAAGGAGATGGTAGAGTCATTCTTTGACGAAGTCAGATCCTCTCTTGGTCATAATGAGCAGGTAAAGCTTTCTGGATTCGGGAACTTTGATCTTCGAGACAAAAAACAGAGACCTGGCCGCAACCCAAAAACCGGCGAAGAGATTCCGATAACTGCTCGTAGGGTAGTTACTTTTCGTCCTGGACAGAAGTTAAAAGCAAAAGTAGAAGCATATGCTGGAACCCAGTCATAA
- a CDS encoding MerR family transcriptional regulator codes for MLEPSHNDELPPIPGKRYFTIGEVSDLCSVKAHVLRYWEQEFPQLSPVKRRGNRRYYQRQDVLTIRQIRSLLYDQGYTIGGAKQKLTNEDSVEDSTQYHQIIHQMIAELEDVLAVLNS; via the coding sequence ATGCTGGAACCCAGTCATAACGACGAATTGCCCCCAATACCGGGCAAACGCTACTTTACTATTGGTGAAGTAAGTGATTTATGTAGCGTAAAAGCGCACGTTTTACGTTATTGGGAACAAGAGTTTCCTCAGTTGTCGCCTGTTAAGAGACGCGGTAATCGACGCTATTATCAGCGACAAGATGTGTTAACCATACGTCAGATTCGCAGCTTGCTTTATGACCAGGGTTACACTATTGGGGGGGCGAAGCAAAAACTCACTAATGAAGATAGTGTAGAAGACTCTACTCAATATCATCAGATAATCCATCAGATGATTGCTGAATTAGAAGATGTTTTAGCGGTTCTTAATAGTTAA
- the yghU gene encoding glutathione-dependent disulfide-bond oxidoreductase: MNDQYIPPKVWTHDTENGGQWASLNRPVSGATHQKSLPVGEHGLQLYSMGTPNGQKVTIMLEELLALGKEAEYDAHMISIIEGDQFSSGFVDINPNSKIPALVDRLSDDSVPIFESASILVYLAEKFAVMLPEQGGERTKVFNWLFWLHGSAPYLGGGFGHFYAYAPEKFEYPINRFTMETKRQLDVLDKQLAKTKFLAGKDYTIADVATWPWYGNLVLGNLYDAKEFLQVENYTHVLRWANEILARPAVQRGCIVNRSWGEPWEQLENRHSAEDIDKVLALKPGRNL; this comes from the coding sequence ATGAATGACCAATACATACCACCTAAAGTCTGGACTCATGATACTGAAAACGGTGGTCAATGGGCAAGCTTAAATCGGCCAGTGTCTGGCGCTACTCATCAGAAATCGTTACCGGTGGGTGAGCATGGATTGCAGTTGTACTCAATGGGTACGCCTAATGGCCAGAAAGTGACTATTATGCTTGAAGAGTTGTTAGCGCTAGGAAAAGAGGCTGAATATGATGCCCATATGATTAGCATTATCGAAGGGGATCAGTTTTCTTCCGGTTTTGTGGATATAAATCCAAACTCTAAAATTCCCGCTTTGGTTGATCGTCTAAGTGATGATTCTGTACCTATTTTTGAGTCCGCCTCAATTCTTGTGTATCTTGCTGAAAAGTTTGCTGTAATGCTACCTGAGCAGGGCGGTGAACGTACTAAAGTATTTAATTGGTTATTCTGGTTACACGGTTCTGCGCCTTATTTAGGGGGTGGTTTTGGGCATTTTTACGCGTATGCCCCAGAGAAGTTCGAATACCCCATTAATCGTTTTACAATGGAGACTAAACGTCAATTAGATGTTTTAGACAAGCAATTGGCAAAAACTAAGTTTTTAGCAGGCAAAGACTACACCATTGCGGATGTGGCGACATGGCCATGGTATGGCAATTTGGTACTGGGGAATCTCTATGATGCAAAAGAGTTTCTTCAAGTAGAAAATTACACTCATGTTTTACGTTGGGCCAATGAAATACTGGCACGACCTGCCGTTCAGCGAGGTTGTATTGTCAATCGAAGCTGGGGGGAGCCTTGGGAGCAGCTAGAAAATAGACATAGCGCAGAGGATATTGATAAGGTCCTCGCGCTAAAACCAGGTCGTAATTTATAG